CGACGACGTTTTCGTCCCAACGCACGCCGACCACGCGCTCGTCGCCGAAATCGCGCAGCACTCGGGCGAGGCGCTCCGCGCCGCGGTTCACAAGGATGATCTTGCGCGCACCCATCGCCTGCGCGCATTGCAGCGCATAGGTGGACTGCGAGCCGGCACCGATCAAAACGACGACTCGATTCGTGATGCAGTTGTTGACGCGGGTCATGCCTTCGAGACCGCACGCGAGCGGCTCCAGTTGGCACGCATAATCAGGGTCGAAGCCTGCGGCGAACTTCACGATGGGGCCGAGATCGACAAACCACTTGGGTAGAATGGCGTGCGAGCGGGCAAAGCCGGGAAACTCGTGGCCGGTCGCCTGCGTGTTCGGGCAACTCGTCCAATCTCCGGTGCCCTCGTCGCCGCAGTAAATGCACGCGCGGTCACCGCACGGGATGTCGCAGCCGAGGCCCACCAGATCGCCGGGCGCGAACTTCGTCACGCTCTCGCCCACTGCCTCCACCGTGCAACTCGCTTCATGCAGGATCACCGCGGGCCACTTTTTGATGCGCGGCAGGCCCACTTTGTGAATCACCACATCCGACTGGCACACCGAGGTCCGGCGGGTGCGCAGGAGAATCTCTCCGGGACCGGGTGCCGGCAGTTGCTCAGTCACGGCGGTGAACACGCCGCCCGCTTTATCAAGGTGATACGAGGTGCAGGAACAGGTCATGATTTAAATAAGAGCTTAAAATGATTGATTAATGATTTAATTGAGAGCACTTATCGATCATAAATCAATCATAAATCCATTAAGCAACCCGTCCGATGACTCGTCCTATTCAGCTTTCTCCTTCGATGATGTGCGCCGATCCGTTCGCCCTGAACGAAGTCGTCGCGAGCTTCGTGGCCGGTGGCGTCGAGTGGCTGCACATCGACGTGATGGACGGGCGTTATGTGCCGAATTTCACACTTGGTCCGGACTACTGCCGGGCCCTCGCGGCGGCCTGCCCGGTCCCCCTCGACGTGCATCTGATGGTCGAGGAGCCGGAGCGGCACGTGGGCCTGTTCACCGGGTTTCCCAACGTGCGCGTGAGCTTTCATCCCGAGACGGTGCGTCAACCGGTGCGCTTGATTGAACGCATCCGTGAGGCGGGGGCGTCGCCGGGCATCGCCATCGATCCGGGAATCTCCGTCGAAAGCTGCGCACATCTGCTGCCGTTGGTCGACCAAGTCATGATCATGACAGTCAACCCTGGTTACGCCGGACAAAAGCTGCTCCCGTTCTGCCTGCCCAAGCTCACCCGCGCCCGCGAACTGCTAAACGCCTGCGGCAACGCGAAAGCGCGGGTGGAAGTCGATGGCAACGTCAGCTGGGCCAACATCGCGCCGATGGTCACCGCCGGCGCGGACATCCTGGTGGCCGGCACGTCTTCGCTGTTCGTCAACGGCCGCGTCGAGGCCGCCGCCATCGCCCGCATGCGCGAACTGGCCGCAACCGCGGTCCCCGCAAAAGTCTGACGACCATCCGCGTGTGCGCGCGCGCGCGCTGCACGATGTTGACCGGTCTCCCGCGCATCCCATTCTCCACGCTCTCATGCAACGACTGGAACGACAACGCGCGCTCATAGCCTTGGTGGAGCGCCAAGGCGATCTCACCTTGGAAGAAGCGTGCCGTTCCTTCGCCATCTCCCCCGCGACCGTCCGCCGCGACTTCACCGAAATCGTTGCCCGCGGCGCTGCCGAAAAAACTTGGGGAGGCCTGCGCAAAAACACGTCGGGCCCGGCGGTCAGCGACGATATGGTTCCCAGCGGTCTGCGCGAGACGCTCAACGTCGCGCTCAAGGAGCGCATCGCCCGCGCGGCGAGCGCGCTTGTGCAGGACGGCGACGTCCTCGCGATCGACGGCGGCACGACTACCCTTTGCATGGCGCCTCACCTGGCCAACCGCCCGGTGCGCATCATCACCAAC
This portion of the Rariglobus hedericola genome encodes:
- a CDS encoding alcohol dehydrogenase catalytic domain-containing protein, which encodes MTCSCTSYHLDKAGGVFTAVTEQLPAPGPGEILLRTRRTSVCQSDVVIHKVGLPRIKKWPAVILHEASCTVEAVGESVTKFAPGDLVGLGCDIPCGDRACIYCGDEGTGDWTSCPNTQATGHEFPGFARSHAILPKWFVDLGPIVKFAAGFDPDYACQLEPLACGLEGMTRVNNCITNRVVVLIGAGSQSTYALQCAQAMGARKIILVNRGAERLARVLRDFGDERVVGVRWDENVVENVFRECRPFNEPHFVMMNAPAREGYELSVKLMGYGTVLDAHAGVKGAGGKPRIAHEVDLNNEVHYKLQCYQATHGSSMHGVNLAHDLLSNGKLPKIGLMTNASERFHHSQIAAAIKRAADSDSLKVIINWD
- a CDS encoding ribulose-phosphate 3-epimerase; this encodes MTRPIQLSPSMMCADPFALNEVVASFVAGGVEWLHIDVMDGRYVPNFTLGPDYCRALAAACPVPLDVHLMVEEPERHVGLFTGFPNVRVSFHPETVRQPVRLIERIREAGASPGIAIDPGISVESCAHLLPLVDQVMIMTVNPGYAGQKLLPFCLPKLTRARELLNACGNAKARVEVDGNVSWANIAPMVTAGADILVAGTSSLFVNGRVEAAAIARMRELAATAVPAKV